gtttaacACGACAATGCTTTTATAATGATAAAGGAATGAGGAAAACTGTGGCTCCGAAAGAGAGGTCTACGATTTCATGCGAGAAGTTCCACGAGCTAGCGGAAAGCGACGCATCGCATTAGGTATAACCGTCATTGACGATGTCTCAGAAGCCACAGAAGCTCGAGGTTCTACTCCCTTATTGTTGTTCATGAGAGTAAAATACGTTTCGGATTCACCACTGTCATCAGTTTCACCGTTTCGCGATTCCGCAGAATTAGAGTTGGAATTTGGTCTTGACAATACTTCATTTCCAAGTGATTGAGAAGACGAATTAGGATCACTTGGCGTACCAAATCTTGATGACTCAGGTGATATATTCTTGTGCGTATGCTCTTTAGCTTCAGGGGATAACACGTTTTTTCCACCACGAACAGGAGGTGAACCTCGAGGAGCAAAACGCGGATCAAAAGTTCGACCCAAGCCCTCATAATCACTCTTTAAAGACTGTTGCATTTGCATCAAAGAAGGAGAATACAAAGAACGTCTAGAGCGACGAGTTGTAAGAGACAACATATCCATATTGTCAGCAGTCATTGCTCGTCCTTTTGAAAGGGACGGAGCAGAAGGAATTCTGCCCATATTTGGCTTACCATTTTCGGGAACAGAATATGGGTGTAAAGGTGAATGTCGATCAGAAACGAAGGATGATGGATTAATAGGCCGCATATTAACCAAaactttgtttttcttaGGTGAATTGTCCGTGGGCCCATGCATATCATTCATGTGATGTGGTTGAACGAGAGGAAGGTGTTGAATACTCGAAATTAATGCACTTATTGTTCGTAAACGAGGAACTTGGAGGGATTGTTTAGTAGCTAAATCAATACAATAATGTAAATACTGTACAATTTCAACAGGGCGGTTTGATCTATATTCTCTAAAAGCCGGATTCACCTGCATATGCGAAAGTAATGTTTCGCGTTGCTTGGaaagtttttttacatCCAAGGAGGATCCAAGGCAGTTACACAAGCTATCAAGCTCTTGTAATATACCTTGGTGCAAGTCATTGATATCGGGACGTTCTAAGAGCTTGGGCAAATTGGGATTTTGCGTGAGTACAGTTAATGGATAAAGAGAGAGGGGTAAAGCGAGGTCCTCAATTTCCAAGGGAAGCAATGTATCCAATATTTCAGATGAAATTTCTCCACCTTCCAAAATCTCAACCAACCTGGAAAGCTGGTCAATTTCGAGATTGGAACCAGCAGGAGCTAAGTAAAACGGAGCGCAGTCtccaaagaaaaattcatCTACAGAACGTTGAGATACAGGTGTATGAGTAATGAGAGAAAAGATAGGGTTTTCAGGATATTGGCGTTGCAAAGCTTCTTCAACCCCAATGGCACCAGTAGAGTTATAAACAATACACGTATGCTTAGCAGTGATCACCGGTTCTAATATGTTGgacaattgaaaattgcGAGAATTAGGTTTGATTGAAACAAATACATAATCGAAAGGCTCAGAATCAGAGGTAACCTCTTCAAGCTTAGATAAACGATACGTCGGACGGTATTTACGAGTTCCGAATTTTTTCGATTGAATAGTGAAGACGTTAGTAGAAGGCTCGGGGGCATTGAAAAACATTATAGTTTCTTGGCATGTCACAACTGAGCTTTGCTGTAACCTCCAACCTAATAAAGTCGTGATGGAAGGGCTACCAACACACAAAATGCTGACACGCTCCTTTTTTCCTGCGTCAGTCATTTCAGTagcaaattaaaaatgactcttcttaaaaaaaaattatatttacactttaaaaaaaaaactcaatCGTTGGTTttggatttcttttttcgaGTTGAATTCGTTTGTTAAATCTTTAATAAACTCCACGATTCCATGCAGCTCTAATAACGACTATACTAAAACCGTTTTCACACGTAAATCGAAAGCTTTTCTAAAAGTGATTTATCCAAAGCAGCAAATTGTGGTTTGCTATTTTTCGAAACCGTTTCTATAGGATCACACCGTACAAAAGAGCGCTAATTGTAAATGTATGTATTTGGAAAAGGGAAATTGGTTTCCAATGGAAACGATCGGTTTTCCTTGTGGCTTCTAAGACGTATGATTGTCGGTCTCGGGGTTATGCTTATGGTAGAAGAGCGTGTATGGATATGACAACTCATACCATTCCGCTTGGCACGATCTTCCTTGGAGTgcactaaaaaaaaactaaaaaaattttgatcaCTCGTACTACAAATAatacttatttttattaatactTTAAGACAATTcaattcattttaatttcctttttatttaaaatgcTATAGAATCAAGACAATACTTTAGGTTCGGAAAGCGAATATATCTAATACTATATGTCCTTGTAAAATTGAATACACCAGATAGAAAGATCTTTATCTTTGTATGTTTAATTAGAAAGAAGACGAGTTTaacattaaaagaaatgaattgAGATGTAGGGAAAGAAAGTGCGTGGTTCGTATGCTCTTCAATGTGAATATAGCGAGTGGTTGTTTGCTAAACGAGGCTAAAAGCAATTTGTGATTGATAAGCGAGTCATGAAATATCAAGTGGTATCAATTTGGAATAGTATAGGAAATAGAGTATCTAAAGTTACAAATCAGGCACTTGCCATGGAAACCGATGGTATTTACATTGATCGATAGGACCAaacagaagaaaagaaaagaacgaaaaacaaaacaaaacaaatttagtGCATAAACAATCTGatcaatttttctttaactttTGAACCTCATAATAGCCTCTATCAACAAACGAAGCAAGTGTAACGCAGCCCCCAAGCAAAGCTAAAACATTACTCAAAAATCCACCAAAGGTATTGCCACGTACTTGACGTTCAATAACACGCATAGGACTAATATCAAATTGAAACCATACACCAGGGATTCCGCCATGAAAGTTAACATGGGTAGGGACTTTTTCTTCACGACCGCCACGAATAGAACGTTCATGCTGTGTGACAGCATATTTGTTTGTGTCTATGGGAAGTGTGCTCTTAGACAAAGGCATGAATTGGTAGGAAACGCacttaataaaatattcgtAGCGATAATCGGCAGTGCTTACCTTTTTCACTGTTCCATCTAAAGGATTGGAATAGTGGACAGACGCATCTAAAGGAGGGCCGAAACTAAGATGATGGATGGAGTGACTCATGTCATGCAAATCGAGTTCATTAATGTAGTCACGTGTATCATGAACATGCTGATTTCCGTTTTGAGTAGATCGTCCAGGAGCAATGTGGAAATTACCGGCCATTCGATTGACGGAGAGCTGACCAGCCAAGTTACAACCTTCGACCTTTTGAGCTTCATAAAGCT
This portion of the Schizosaccharomyces pombe strain 972h- genome assembly, chromosome: I genome encodes:
- a CDS encoding oxidoreductase, which codes for MTDAGKKERVSILCVGSPSITTLLGWRLQQSSVVTCQETIMFFNAPEPSTNVFTIQSKKFGTRKYRPTYRLSKLEEVTSDSEPFDYVFVSIKPNSRNFQLSNILEPVITAKHTCIVYNSTGAIGVEEALQRQYPENPIFSLITHTPVSQRSVDEFFFGDCAPFYLAPAGSNLEIDQLSRLVEILEGGEISSEILDTLLPLEIEDLALPLSLYPLTVLTQNPNLPKLLERPDINDLHQGILQELDSLCNCLGSSLDVKKLSKQRETLLSHMQVNPAFREYRSNRPVEIVQYLHYCIDLATKQSLQVPRLRTISALISSIQHLPLVQPHHMNDMHGPTDNSPKKNKVLVNMRPINPSSFVSDRHSPLHPYSVPENGKPNMGRIPSAPSLSKGRAMTADNMDMLSLTTRRSRRSLYSPSLMQMQQSLKSDYEGLGRTFDPRFAPRGSPPVRGGKNVLSPEAKEHTHKNISPESSRFGTPSDPNSSSQSLGNEVLSRPNSNSNSAESRNGETDDSGESETYFTLMNNNKGVEPRASVASETSSMTVIPNAMRRFPLARGTSRMKS
- the erv46 gene encoding COPII-coated vesicle-associated protein Erv46 — encoded protein: MQFRSPLRRFDAFQKTVEDARIKTASGGLITLVSGLIVIFIVLMEWINYRRVIAVHEIIVNPSHGDRMEINFNITFPRIPCQILTVDVLDVSGEFQRDIHHTVSKTRLSPSGEIISVDDLDIGNQQSISDDGAAECGDCYGAADFAPEDTPGCCNTCDAVRDAYGKAHWRIGDVDAFKQCKDENFKELYEAQKVEGCNLAGQLSVNRMAGNFHIAPGRSTQNGNQHVHDTRDYINELDLHDMSHSIHHLSFGPPLDASVHYSNPLDGTVKKVSTADYRYEYFIKCVSYQFMPLSKSTLPIDTNKYAVTQHERSIRGGREEKVPTHVNFHGGIPGVWFQFDISPMRVIERQVRGNTFGGFLSNVLALLGGCVTLASFVDRGYYEVQKLKKN